One window of the Sulfitobacter alexandrii genome contains the following:
- a CDS encoding NAD-dependent succinate-semialdehyde dehydrogenase produces MSDVINSDHPILAALDDPELLRAKAYLGGAWIEARDGRTKPVTDPADGTELVWVSCMGVADAQLAAKAADDAWQDWAVTLPQERMAILRRWFDLMMEHREDLARIMTAEQGKPISEARGEIDYGAAFVEFYAEEARRPNIESVTSHLPDAEVEVWREPVGVAALITPWNFPCAMLTRKAAAALAAGCTVVAHPSIETPLSALALAKLAERAGMPDGVFNVITGDAPEIVGAWMEDPRIRAVSFTGSTEVGRLLYRQGADTIKRLVLELGGHAPFVVFADADMDQAVDEAIKAKFATSGQDCLGANRFLVERSVYEDFCTAFAERTRALTVGKGIDDPDIGPLMNAGAVAKQREHVEDAKAKGARLLCGGGGHAAGELFFEPTVLADVPEDALIMHEETFGPVAAIAPFDTEQEAITRANATEYGLVAYLHTQDPRRIYRASRAMRFGMVAVNRTKVTGAPIPFGGMKQSGLGREGSRLGLEAFTEVKYVCRDWA; encoded by the coding sequence GTGTCTGACGTCATCAACAGCGACCATCCAATTCTCGCCGCTCTGGACGATCCCGAACTGCTGAGAGCCAAGGCCTACCTCGGTGGCGCCTGGATCGAGGCGCGCGACGGGCGCACCAAACCCGTCACCGACCCCGCCGACGGAACCGAGCTTGTGTGGGTGTCCTGCATGGGTGTCGCCGATGCGCAGCTCGCGGCCAAGGCGGCGGACGACGCATGGCAGGACTGGGCCGTGACCCTGCCGCAGGAGCGGATGGCGATCCTGCGCCGCTGGTTCGATTTGATGATGGAGCACCGCGAGGATCTGGCCCGGATCATGACCGCCGAACAGGGCAAGCCCATTTCCGAGGCGCGCGGCGAGATCGATTATGGCGCGGCCTTTGTCGAATTCTATGCCGAAGAGGCGCGCCGCCCCAACATCGAGAGCGTGACGTCGCACCTGCCCGATGCCGAGGTCGAGGTCTGGCGCGAGCCGGTCGGGGTCGCCGCGCTCATCACGCCGTGGAACTTTCCCTGCGCGATGCTGACCCGCAAGGCGGCGGCAGCACTGGCCGCGGGCTGCACGGTGGTCGCGCATCCGTCGATCGAGACGCCTCTGTCCGCGCTGGCGCTGGCCAAGCTGGCGGAACGGGCGGGCATGCCCGACGGGGTGTTCAACGTCATCACCGGCGACGCACCCGAGATCGTGGGCGCCTGGATGGAAGACCCGCGCATCCGCGCCGTGTCCTTCACCGGCTCGACCGAAGTGGGCCGCTTGCTGTATCGGCAGGGGGCAGACACGATCAAGCGGCTGGTGCTGGAGCTCGGCGGCCACGCGCCATTCGTCGTCTTTGCCGATGCCGACATGGATCAGGCGGTGGACGAAGCCATCAAGGCCAAGTTCGCGACCTCCGGGCAGGACTGCCTCGGGGCCAACCGGTTCCTTGTGGAGCGGTCCGTTTACGAGGATTTCTGCACCGCTTTCGCGGAACGCACCCGCGCTCTCACCGTCGGCAAGGGGATAGATGACCCCGACATCGGGCCGCTGATGAACGCCGGCGCCGTGGCCAAGCAGCGCGAACACGTGGAGGACGCCAAGGCCAAGGGCGCCCGGCTTCTGTGCGGTGGCGGCGGTCACGCGGCGGGCGAGCTGTTCTTCGAGCCCACCGTGCTGGCCGATGTGCCCGAGGACGCGCTCATCATGCACGAGGAAACTTTCGGCCCCGTCGCGGCGATCGCCCCCTTCGACACCGAGCAAGAGGCGATCACGCGGGCGAATGCCACCGAATACGGCCTTGTTGCCTACCTGCACACACAGGATCCCCGCCGCATCTACCGGGCCAGCCGCGCCATGCGTTTCGGCATGGTGGCCGTCAACCGCACCAAGGTGACCGGCGCGCCGATCCCCTTTGGCGGCATGAAACAATCGGGCCTGGGCCGCGAGGGATCCCGCCTCGGGCTGGAAGCCTTTACCGAAGTCAAATACGTATGCCGCGACTGGGCCTGA
- a CDS encoding aspartate aminotransferase family protein, with product MDNARANDQLTQWDHDHFFHPSTHLGQFARREMGNRIIQKADGVRITDREGKTSLDAFAGLYCVNVGYGRTEIADAIAEQAHELAYYHSYVGHGTEASITLSRMIAERAPEGLNHVYYGLSGSDANETNIKLVWYYNNILGRPEKKKIISRWRGYHGSGLMTGSLTGLHLFHQKFDLPLSQVIHTEAPYYYRRDDLSMSEDQFTAHCAAELEALIEREGADTIAAFIGEPVLGTGGIVPPPAGYWDAIQKVLKKHDILLIADEVVTGFGRLGTMMGSDHYGLKPDLITIAKGLTSAYAPLSGSIVSDRMWEVLERGTDENGPIGHGWTYSAHPIGAAAGVANLKLLDSMNLVSNAGEVGAYLNKAMTEAIGGHAHVGEVRGEGMLCAVELVKDRDDRVYFDASEKVGARVVAAMLDRGIIARAMPQGDIIGFAPPFSLTREEADEIVAATKAAVEEVL from the coding sequence ATGGACAATGCACGCGCCAACGATCAGCTGACCCAATGGGATCACGATCACTTCTTCCATCCCTCCACGCACCTGGGCCAGTTCGCCCGCCGCGAGATGGGCAACCGCATCATCCAGAAGGCCGACGGTGTGCGCATCACCGACCGCGAGGGCAAGACATCGCTCGACGCTTTCGCCGGGCTCTACTGCGTCAACGTCGGCTATGGCCGGACCGAGATCGCCGATGCCATCGCCGAGCAGGCGCATGAACTCGCCTATTACCACTCCTACGTCGGTCATGGCACCGAGGCGTCGATCACCCTGTCGCGGATGATCGCCGAACGCGCACCCGAGGGGCTGAACCATGTCTACTACGGCCTGTCCGGGTCGGATGCGAACGAGACCAACATCAAGCTGGTCTGGTACTACAACAACATCCTGGGCCGCCCCGAGAAGAAGAAGATCATCTCGCGCTGGCGCGGGTATCACGGGTCGGGCCTGATGACCGGGTCGCTGACCGGGCTGCACCTGTTCCACCAGAAATTCGACCTGCCGCTGAGCCAGGTCATCCACACCGAAGCGCCCTACTACTATCGCCGCGACGACCTGTCGATGAGCGAGGACCAGTTCACCGCCCATTGCGCCGCCGAACTGGAGGCGCTGATCGAGCGTGAGGGTGCCGACACCATCGCCGCCTTCATCGGGGAACCCGTGCTGGGCACCGGCGGGATCGTCCCGCCCCCGGCAGGCTACTGGGATGCGATCCAGAAAGTGCTGAAGAAACACGACATCCTGCTGATCGCGGATGAGGTCGTTACCGGCTTTGGCCGCCTCGGCACCATGATGGGGTCGGACCACTACGGGCTGAAGCCGGATCTCATCACCATCGCCAAGGGCCTCACCTCGGCCTATGCGCCGCTGTCGGGGTCGATCGTGTCCGACCGCATGTGGGAGGTGCTGGAACGCGGCACCGACGAGAACGGCCCCATCGGCCATGGCTGGACCTATTCGGCCCACCCCATCGGTGCGGCGGCCGGCGTGGCGAACCTCAAGCTGCTGGACAGCATGAACCTCGTCAGCAACGCGGGCGAGGTCGGCGCCTACCTGAACAAGGCGATGACCGAGGCGATCGGCGGGCACGCCCATGTCGGCGAGGTCCGGGGCGAGGGCATGCTTTGCGCCGTCGAACTGGTCAAGGATCGGGATGACCGCGTGTACTTCGACGCGTCGGAAAAGGTCGGCGCGCGTGTCGTGGCCGCGATGCTGGACCGGGGCATCATCGCCCGCGCCATGCCGCAGGGCGACATCATCGGCTTCGCACCGCCGTTCTCGCTGACCCGGGAAGAGGCCGACGAGATCGTCGCGGCCACCAAGGCGGCGGTCGAAGAGGTGCTTTGA
- a CDS encoding c-type cytochrome: MRAFILVLVLAAPPSFADHLFEGRDIAAGAALYAEKCAACHGADLQGQPDWRTPGADGVLPAPPHDVTGHTWHHDTPMLMAYTLDGGQATLEARGVTGFKSGMPAFRGTLSEDDVLDILAYIRASWPAEAQEVQRQRTHGAD; this comes from the coding sequence ATGAGAGCTTTCATTCTGGTGCTGGTTTTGGCGGCTCCGCCATCGTTCGCGGATCACCTGTTCGAAGGCCGGGACATCGCGGCCGGTGCGGCGCTTTACGCGGAAAAATGTGCCGCCTGTCACGGGGCGGATTTGCAGGGCCAGCCCGACTGGCGCACGCCCGGAGCGGACGGTGTGCTGCCCGCGCCGCCGCACGACGTGACGGGGCACACATGGCACCACGATACACCGATGCTGATGGCCTATACGCTCGACGGGGGGCAGGCCACGCTCGAGGCGCGGGGCGTCACCGGCTTCAAGAGCGGGATGCCCGCCTTTCGCGGTACGCTCAGCGAAGACGACGTTCTGGACATACTCGCCTACATCCGCGCGTCATGGCCTGCCGAAGCGCAGGAGGTGCAGCGGCAGCGTACTCACGGGGCGGATTGA
- a CDS encoding c-type cytochrome encodes MRGLACAAALAVGTTALAHSGVDDPVVMKRMVGMTDIAAHTKLLGRMAKGQDPFDAAAANAALDGIATEAARIPAQFSDRVLHPRSEALPVIWERFETFTARAEDLREIATEARGTVTEAPDLDRVMRRIGKSCSACHEAFRK; translated from the coding sequence ATGAGGGGGCTTGCCTGTGCCGCCGCCCTGGCAGTCGGAACAACGGCGCTGGCGCACAGCGGTGTCGACGATCCGGTCGTGATGAAACGCATGGTCGGCATGACGGACATCGCCGCGCATACCAAGCTGCTGGGCCGGATGGCCAAGGGGCAGGACCCCTTCGATGCCGCCGCGGCCAACGCGGCGCTGGACGGCATCGCGACAGAGGCCGCCCGTATCCCGGCGCAGTTCAGCGACCGGGTGCTGCATCCGCGGTCCGAAGCGTTGCCGGTAATCTGGGAAAGATTCGAGACTTTCACCGCGCGTGCCGAAGACCTGCGCGAAATCGCCACCGAGGCGCGGGGCACGGTGACGGAAGCACCCGATCTGGACAGGGTGATGCGCCGGATCGGTAAGTCCTGCAGCGCCTGCCACGAGGCGTTTCGCAAATGA
- the cueR gene encoding Cu(I)-responsive transcriptional regulator, translated as MNIGNAAKQTGLTVKTIRYYEDIGLISAARSENGYREFGGKQITQLRMLAQARHLGFGLEECRRLLDLDADPARASRDVKALALRNLDTVRDKIAQLQTLEMELEVMINQCHGDDAPDCAILNGLAHVPDDEPRETEAVE; from the coding sequence ATGAATATTGGCAACGCCGCGAAACAGACCGGCCTGACGGTCAAGACGATCCGATACTACGAGGACATCGGATTGATCAGCGCCGCCCGGTCGGAGAACGGATACCGCGAGTTCGGCGGCAAGCAGATCACGCAATTGCGGATGCTTGCCCAGGCCCGGCACCTCGGCTTCGGGCTGGAGGAATGTCGGCGGCTGCTGGACCTCGACGCCGATCCGGCGCGCGCGAGCCGTGATGTGAAGGCGCTGGCGCTGCGCAATCTGGACACGGTGCGCGACAAGATCGCCCAGTTGCAGACCCTGGAAATGGAACTGGAAGTGATGATCAACCAGTGCCACGGCGACGACGCACCGGATTGCGCGATCCTGAATGGCCTTGCCCATGTCCCTGACGATGAGCCGCGCGAGACCGAGGCGGTGGAATGA
- a CDS encoding heavy metal translocating P-type ATPase → MTDATSENDLQPQTEVIRDPVCGMTVDPDAGKPTAEHDGRTYHFCCDGCRKKFEADPEGYRTAEDPVCGMTVDRASAAHMAKHAGARFYFCSDRCRSRFEAEPEAFLGDRPAPEPMPEGTMYTCPMDPEIVQDHPGDCPICGMALEPMNPTLDSGPHPEYVDFKRRLWITAPMAAVVFVLEMGSHVGIPFDRWMGHTAFVWVQFLLATGVVWFTRMFFKRAWNSIRNRSPNMWTLIGLGTGAAYLFSIVSLLAPDVLPAQMADGMGMTPVYFEATAVILVLVLLGQVMELAARERTGDAIRALMDLAPKTARRVSGEGEEDVPLDALHAGDILRVRPGESVPVDGVVTRGRSSIDESMITGEPVPVEKVEGATVTGGTLNKTGSFLMEARTVGDDTTLNRIVQMVAQAQRSRAPIQAVADRVAGYFVPAVVACALLAFVAWWVFGPAPALTYAFVAAVSVLIIACPCALGLATPMSIMVATGRGANAGVLIRDAEALERFAGVDVLIVDKTGTLTEGKPTLTDVVPQGDIHEVELLTLVAALERGSEHPLAEALVAGAEERGASRQDSTDFESVTGKGVTGTVDGRRVALGNEALMRELSVGVEALADRAATLQAEGKTAMFVAVDGQPAGLVAVADRVKQTTPDAIRALHGLGLRIVMATGDAQVTAQAVASEMNIDEVHAGVSPEDKGALVKRLRDEGLSVAMAGDGVNDAPALAEADVGIAMGTGADVAVESAGITLVKGDLNGIVRARKLAEATMRNIRQNLFFAFVYNTAGVPVAAGILYPVFGLLLSPMVAAAAMSLSSVSVIGNALRLRASKL, encoded by the coding sequence ATGACAGATGCAACGTCAGAAAACGATCTCCAGCCGCAGACGGAGGTGATCCGCGACCCGGTCTGCGGCATGACGGTAGATCCCGATGCGGGCAAACCCACCGCCGAGCATGACGGCCGGACATATCATTTTTGCTGTGACGGTTGCCGCAAGAAATTCGAGGCCGACCCGGAGGGCTACCGCACCGCCGAGGATCCGGTCTGCGGCATGACCGTGGACCGTGCCAGCGCGGCACATATGGCCAAGCATGCCGGCGCGCGGTTCTATTTCTGCTCCGACCGGTGCCGGAGCCGCTTCGAAGCCGAACCCGAAGCCTTTCTCGGCGACCGTCCCGCACCCGAGCCGATGCCCGAAGGCACCATGTACACCTGCCCGATGGATCCCGAGATCGTGCAGGACCATCCGGGAGACTGCCCGATCTGCGGGATGGCGCTGGAACCGATGAACCCCACGCTCGACAGTGGGCCGCACCCCGAATACGTCGATTTCAAGCGGCGGCTCTGGATCACCGCGCCGATGGCGGCGGTCGTCTTCGTGCTGGAGATGGGCAGCCATGTCGGCATCCCCTTCGACCGCTGGATGGGCCACACGGCGTTCGTCTGGGTCCAGTTCCTGCTGGCCACCGGGGTGGTCTGGTTCACCCGCATGTTCTTCAAACGGGCGTGGAACTCCATCAGGAACCGAAGCCCGAACATGTGGACGTTGATCGGGTTGGGGACCGGCGCGGCCTATCTCTTTTCCATCGTCTCGCTTCTGGCGCCCGATGTCCTGCCGGCGCAGATGGCCGATGGCATGGGCATGACCCCGGTCTATTTCGAGGCGACGGCGGTCATCCTTGTGCTGGTGCTGCTGGGACAGGTCATGGAACTTGCGGCGCGGGAACGTACCGGTGACGCGATCCGCGCGCTGATGGACCTTGCGCCCAAGACGGCGCGGCGGGTCTCCGGGGAGGGCGAGGAGGACGTACCGCTGGACGCACTGCATGCCGGCGACATTCTCCGTGTCCGGCCCGGCGAGAGCGTTCCCGTCGACGGGGTCGTGACCCGTGGCCGGTCGTCGATCGACGAAAGCATGATTACGGGCGAGCCCGTCCCGGTGGAGAAGGTCGAAGGCGCGACCGTCACGGGCGGCACCCTGAACAAGACCGGTTCCTTTCTCATGGAAGCCCGGACCGTGGGCGATGACACCACGCTGAACCGGATCGTGCAGATGGTGGCGCAAGCGCAACGCTCCCGCGCGCCGATCCAGGCGGTGGCCGATCGGGTCGCCGGGTATTTCGTTCCCGCCGTGGTGGCCTGTGCCCTGCTGGCTTTCGTGGCGTGGTGGGTGTTCGGCCCCGCGCCAGCGCTGACCTATGCCTTTGTCGCGGCGGTATCGGTTCTCATCATCGCCTGTCCCTGTGCGCTGGGGCTCGCCACGCCGATGTCGATCATGGTCGCCACCGGTCGGGGGGCCAATGCGGGGGTTCTGATCCGCGATGCCGAGGCGCTGGAGCGGTTCGCCGGGGTGGATGTGCTGATCGTGGACAAGACCGGCACACTGACGGAGGGCAAGCCGACCCTGACGGACGTGGTGCCGCAGGGCGACATCCATGAGGTCGAGCTGCTGACGCTGGTTGCCGCGCTGGAACGCGGGTCCGAACACCCGCTCGCCGAGGCGCTGGTCGCGGGGGCGGAGGAGCGGGGCGCTTCGAGACAGGACAGCACCGATTTCGAGTCCGTCACCGGCAAGGGTGTCACCGGCACCGTTGACGGACGCCGGGTCGCGCTGGGCAACGAGGCACTGATGCGCGAACTGTCGGTTGGCGTGGAGGCCCTTGCCGACCGCGCCGCCACGCTTCAGGCCGAGGGCAAGACAGCCATGTTCGTCGCCGTTGACGGGCAGCCCGCGGGGCTGGTCGCCGTGGCGGATCGTGTCAAGCAGACCACCCCGGATGCCATTCGCGCGCTGCACGGCCTGGGTCTGCGCATCGTCATGGCGACGGGCGACGCGCAGGTGACGGCGCAGGCCGTGGCGTCGGAAATGAACATCGACGAGGTGCACGCGGGCGTCAGCCCCGAGGACAAGGGTGCGTTGGTGAAGCGGCTCAGGGACGAGGGCCTGTCCGTCGCGATGGCTGGCGACGGTGTGAACGATGCGCCCGCATTGGCAGAGGCGGACGTGGGTATCGCGATGGGCACCGGTGCGGACGTGGCCGTGGAAAGCGCCGGCATCACGCTGGTCAAGGGCGACCTGAACGGGATCGTCCGCGCCCGCAAGCTGGCCGAGGCGACCATGCGCAACATTCGCCAGAACCTGTTCTTCGCCTTCGTGTACAACACCGCCGGGGTTCCGGTGGCGGCCGGAATCCTCTATCCGGTGTTCGGCCTGCTGCTGTCGCCGATGGTCGCCGCCGCCGCGATGAGCCTGTCGTCGGTTTCAGTGATCGGCAACGCGCTGCGGCTCAGGGCGTCGAAACTATAG
- a CDS encoding aldo/keto reductase, giving the protein MKTTRLGPDGPVVSQFGIGAMSFAGIYGDATEEDSHAILDACRAAGVSHIDTSNVYGDGRSEEIIGRWFAKTPGAREDMVLATKAGITRDGDRRFNNDPDYLESCLNDSLKRLGVDHVDLFYIHRYDRTHSPEDVAGTLKRLVDSGKTRAVGFSEIAPSTLRRAFAECPVAAVQSEYSLSTRAPELGLVQTCRDLGTTLVAFSPVGRAFLTDAPFSYDRAQSMAFTKGNPRFMQPNYDANIAATDRFRALAADMGEPAAAVAIAWLIAQGDRVLPIPGTKDRKHLDELIRGTEIDLTSEDLARIEAALPVGWAHGDRYNAAQWEGPERYC; this is encoded by the coding sequence ATGAAAACCACCCGCCTTGGCCCGGATGGCCCCGTCGTCTCGCAATTCGGCATCGGTGCGATGTCGTTTGCCGGAATCTACGGCGATGCCACCGAAGAGGACAGCCATGCCATCCTTGACGCCTGCCGAGCGGCGGGGGTCAGTCACATCGACACGTCGAACGTTTACGGCGACGGGCGGTCGGAGGAGATCATCGGCCGCTGGTTCGCCAAGACGCCCGGTGCGCGGGAGGACATGGTGCTGGCGACCAAGGCCGGCATCACGCGCGACGGCGACCGCCGGTTCAACAACGATCCCGACTACCTGGAAAGTTGCCTGAATGACAGTCTGAAGCGGCTGGGGGTGGATCACGTGGACCTGTTCTATATCCACCGCTATGACCGCACCCACAGCCCCGAGGATGTCGCCGGCACGTTGAAGCGGCTTGTCGATTCCGGCAAGACCCGCGCGGTCGGCTTCTCCGAGATCGCGCCATCCACCCTGCGCAGGGCCTTTGCCGAATGTCCCGTCGCGGCTGTCCAGTCGGAGTATTCGCTGTCCACCCGCGCGCCGGAACTGGGCCTCGTGCAGACGTGCCGCGATCTGGGCACGACGCTGGTGGCCTTTTCGCCCGTGGGCCGGGCGTTTCTGACCGACGCGCCGTTCAGCTACGACCGGGCGCAGTCAATGGCCTTCACAAAGGGCAATCCAAGGTTCATGCAACCGAACTACGATGCGAATATCGCCGCGACGGACCGGTTCCGCGCGCTGGCCGCCGACATGGGGGAACCCGCCGCCGCCGTCGCGATCGCCTGGCTGATCGCGCAGGGTGACCGGGTGTTGCCGATCCCGGGGACAAAGGACCGAAAGCATCTGGACGAACTGATCCGGGGCACGGAAATCGACCTCACCTCGGAAGACCTCGCGCGGATCGAAGCGGCGCTGCCGGTGGGCTGGGCCCATGGAGACCGCTACAACGCGGCGCAGTGGGAAGGGCCGGAAAGGTACTGCTGA
- a CDS encoding peptidoglycan-binding domain-containing protein — MRQGHLIFLLVSLLTVARAAWAESENRLRFETIFDLPFVQSLEFAPGGEELFVAMDGQLLQWQLDPLRLTHHRPAQILANEMVLGPDDNLYFVGLGRARGSFGQAGSKAVAFARDKTEGAAFEAVDTNSNLGISQYSSIAFDSAGNAILASASSYSASPFPRKADLRTDGKRTYPQLRFRCGGVSQLSIFAIDGVDHYLASTAGQATLEFGRLNLGPDQDAGGDCFMVEQMEKGQTRKPTFDAVRHAVIDLGDTPFAVDGARKAIMVLDPNSNRLFLFRIEPFGDRHFLSRIGALEIDLRKYMPPAMQDAVLTDLATDALGREVHVSSNSASVVLRFAFDGTGLVHRGRIATNAPVQRLKMSRDGTAAAVVTGQEPFGGDWRITVIDNPGGLSDWLQIPASFPSVRLIQEQLNARALSAGSPDGILGPQTRAAMAEFLAGEGAVSPEAEKPDAEALALYRSIVSSFPKYLASHREKLAAAD; from the coding sequence ATGCGCCAGGGACACCTGATCTTTCTGCTGGTTTCGCTGCTGACGGTGGCGCGCGCCGCCTGGGCTGAATCGGAAAACAGGCTGCGGTTCGAGACGATCTTCGATCTGCCCTTCGTCCAGAGCCTTGAATTCGCGCCCGGCGGGGAGGAGCTGTTCGTTGCGATGGACGGGCAGTTGCTGCAATGGCAGTTGGATCCGCTGCGACTGACCCACCACCGGCCGGCGCAGATCCTCGCCAACGAGATGGTGCTGGGCCCCGACGACAATCTCTACTTCGTGGGGCTCGGGCGGGCGCGCGGCTCTTTCGGGCAGGCGGGCAGCAAGGCGGTCGCCTTTGCCCGTGACAAGACCGAAGGCGCGGCCTTCGAGGCGGTGGACACGAATTCCAATCTCGGCATTTCGCAGTATTCCTCCATTGCCTTCGACAGCGCCGGCAACGCGATCCTCGCCAGCGCCAGCAGCTATTCGGCCAGCCCGTTTCCCCGCAAGGCCGATCTGCGGACCGACGGCAAACGGACCTACCCGCAGCTCAGGTTCCGCTGCGGTGGCGTGTCGCAACTGTCGATCTTTGCGATCGACGGCGTGGATCACTACCTCGCCTCGACCGCGGGCCAGGCCACGCTGGAGTTCGGCAGGCTGAACCTCGGTCCGGATCAGGACGCCGGGGGCGACTGCTTCATGGTGGAGCAGATGGAAAAGGGCCAGACCCGGAAACCGACATTCGATGCAGTGCGCCATGCCGTGATCGATCTGGGCGACACGCCCTTTGCCGTCGACGGGGCGCGCAAGGCGATCATGGTTCTCGACCCGAATTCGAACAGGTTGTTCCTGTTCCGTATCGAACCGTTCGGCGACCGGCACTTTCTGTCCCGGATCGGCGCGCTGGAGATCGATCTGCGGAAATACATGCCTCCCGCCATGCAGGACGCTGTGCTGACCGACCTTGCCACCGATGCGTTGGGGCGAGAGGTGCATGTCAGCAGCAATTCCGCCAGCGTGGTCCTGCGCTTTGCCTTTGACGGCACCGGCCTTGTCCATCGCGGGCGCATTGCCACCAACGCGCCGGTCCAGCGCCTGAAGATGAGCCGCGACGGAACCGCCGCGGCCGTGGTGACCGGGCAGGAGCCCTTTGGCGGCGACTGGCGGATCACCGTGATCGACAATCCCGGCGGGCTGTCGGACTGGCTTCAGATTCCCGCCAGTTTCCCCTCGGTCCGGCTGATCCAGGAACAGTTGAACGCACGGGCGTTGTCAGCCGGGTCGCCGGATGGCATTCTGGGTCCGCAGACCCGGGCGGCGATGGCGGAATTTCTCGCGGGGGAGGGAGCCGTCTCTCCCGAAGCGGAGAAACCTGATGCGGAGGCCCTCGCGCTGTACCGCAGCATCGTGAGCTCTTTTCCGAAATACCTTGCATCGCACCGCGAGAAGCTGGCGGCCGCGGATTGA
- a CDS encoding lipase/acyltransferase domain-containing protein, translated as MTFRIFICLLALAFTFGSGPASAQTERKLIVIPGIVGSELSDPGGNVIWGRTSSLKASNFRQLDLLPETGAPVTLTPTDALRDVPLVFGTINIGFYSGLIDFLVGERSIFDSAAQREILGNYTEGTDLFVFAYDWRRSNFANAVLLNDFVKANIPAGEEFDIVAHSMGGLLSRAFLSDLRPQDFCTDPAIENDLPPETREATCAAAYGSLGDGGWRGIGADNRFSEASRVHTFIEIATPHQGSVNVASTLIDGWGRLSQILIGGKREIQDILLSMVGPYELIPSYENCCAVGEAGRPGNSVVAALDETYWAKLVLGFEIDPCPYVHCAAKRALLRIGLQNRAVMDEVYARGLPASVTANHVMVGRLVDGTRETMYVARGAPGDGAGITYRVSARGDGTVYEGSALAEGNQAFVLRSKHPFIVGSDEVHRYVYNILIDPVQNVPQMVNSERIFVGGGDVRSLALAASPQIAGTGQTVELRLDLNADPSQVFDEETLAEARIDLGLTPYGAATPVWQQSVGVNDGLSFAPGGLAVFTATLSAPGEGVYVVDAQVDGRSIAQELLHVLEDE; from the coding sequence ATGACTTTCCGCATTTTCATCTGTCTTCTGGCGCTCGCCTTCACGTTCGGTTCGGGGCCCGCATCGGCGCAGACCGAACGCAAGCTCATCGTCATTCCCGGCATCGTCGGCTCGGAGCTGTCCGACCCGGGCGGTAACGTGATCTGGGGCCGGACGAGTTCGCTCAAGGCGTCGAATTTCCGCCAGCTCGATCTCCTGCCGGAAACCGGCGCGCCCGTCACGCTGACACCCACCGATGCCCTTCGCGACGTGCCCTTGGTGTTCGGCACCATCAACATTGGGTTCTATTCCGGTCTCATCGACTTTCTGGTGGGGGAGCGGTCGATCTTCGACAGCGCGGCACAGCGGGAAATTCTTGGCAACTACACCGAGGGAACGGACCTGTTCGTGTTCGCCTACGACTGGCGGCGGTCCAATTTCGCAAATGCCGTTCTGCTGAACGACTTCGTCAAGGCGAACATCCCTGCCGGAGAGGAATTCGACATCGTGGCCCATTCGATGGGCGGCCTGCTGTCGCGCGCATTCCTGTCGGACCTGCGCCCGCAGGACTTCTGCACCGACCCCGCGATTGAGAACGACCTGCCGCCCGAGACGCGGGAGGCGACCTGCGCCGCAGCCTACGGCAGCCTGGGCGACGGGGGCTGGCGTGGCATCGGCGCCGACAACCGCTTCTCCGAGGCATCGCGTGTGCATACCTTCATCGAGATCGCGACCCCGCATCAGGGGTCGGTCAACGTGGCCAGCACGCTGATCGACGGGTGGGGCAGGCTCAGCCAGATCCTGATCGGCGGCAAGCGCGAGATCCAGGATATCCTGCTGTCGATGGTGGGCCCCTATGAATTGATCCCTTCCTACGAGAACTGCTGCGCGGTGGGCGAGGCGGGCCGCCCCGGCAACAGCGTGGTCGCGGCGCTGGATGAAACCTATTGGGCCAAGCTGGTGCTCGGGTTCGAGATCGACCCCTGCCCATACGTCCACTGCGCGGCCAAGCGGGCGCTTCTGCGCATCGGATTGCAGAACCGGGCGGTCATGGACGAGGTTTATGCCCGGGGTCTGCCGGCGTCCGTCACGGCGAACCACGTCATGGTGGGGCGGCTGGTGGATGGCACGCGCGAGACGATGTACGTGGCACGCGGCGCGCCGGGCGACGGGGCGGGGATCACCTATCGCGTCAGCGCACGGGGCGACGGCACGGTCTACGAGGGCAGCGCGCTGGCGGAGGGCAATCAGGCTTTCGTGCTTCGGTCGAAGCACCCCTTCATCGTCGGCAGCGACGAGGTGCACCGATATGTCTACAACATCCTGATCGACCCCGTGCAGAACGTGCCCCAGATGGTGAACTCCGAGCGGATCTTCGTCGGCGGCGGCGACGTGCGGTCGCTGGCGCTGGCGGCGTCGCCCCAGATCGCGGGGACCGGCCAGACGGTGGAACTGCGCCTCGATCTGAACGCCGACCCCTCGCAGGTGTTCGACGAAGAGACGCTGGCAGAGGCGCGGATCGATCTCGGCCTGACGCCCTACGGTGCGGCAACGCCTGTCTGGCAGCAATCGGTCGGCGTGAACGACGGGCTTTCCTTTGCGCCCGGCGGGCTGGCCGTCTTCACGGCGACCCTCAGCGCGCCGGGCGAGGGTGTCTATGTCGTGGATGCGCAGGTGGACGGCAGGAGCATCGCGCAGGAACTGCTGCACGTGCTGGAGGACGAATGA